Within Coriobacteriia bacterium, the genomic segment TCACCTTGCGTGCCGATACGAGCGCATCGTAGAAGGCGGCGTATTCCTCGCGGCTCATCGGCGCGTTGAGATAGTCCGCGCTGCCGCCCTTGTCGTAGCGCGACTGGGCGAAGACCACGGAGCGGTCGAGGGTGTCTGCATCGACGATCGGTGCCGCAGCGTCGAAGAAGGCGAGTCGGTCGCCCACGAGCGAGGACAGGGCGCTCTCCAGCGCAGGGCTGGTCAACGGCCCAGTTGCCACAATCACGCGGCCTTCAGGGATCGAGTCTGCCTCGGTGCGCACTACGTCTATGTTGGGATGTGACTCCATCCGTCGCGTCAGCTCGGTCGAGAATGCTGCGCGGTCGACGGCCAGCGCTCCGCCAGCAGGCACGCAAGTCCACTTGGCGACCTCGAGGACGACGCTGCCTAGTGCGGATAGCTCGTACTTGAGCAGTCCCGCCGCCGAGTTGGGATCGGTGCTCTTCAGCGAGTTCGAGCAGACGAGTTCGGCCAGATCGCCAGTGTGGTGCGCGGGCGTCATGCGCGATGGGCGCATCTCGATCAAACGCACGCGCACACCTCGCTGAGCGAGCTGCCACGCGGCCTCGGTTCCGGCGAGTCCGCCGCCGATGACATTCACGGTCGGGGCGCCGGCTATGCGAGCGACTGGTGTCACGGGTCTCCTTGCAAGGTGGCGGTCGCTCGTAGTGTAGCGTCTGAGTCAGCAAGGACCGTACCTCCCGTCGGGGTACTTTCGGACGAGCCCGAGTCCCTCAAGGGCTCCGATGCGCCGAGCTGCCGAGATGATGTCGAGCCCCAGGGCCCGCGCAACGTCGTCCGGGCGGCCGGGATTGGTGCGCAGGCTCGACAGAACGTCGTCGTCCGTTGCCAGCCCGTAAAGTGTCTCGGAGATGTCACGGCTCTCGCTCGGCGGACCCAGGGCGAGCATCAGCGCATCTGCGAGTTCGGCGACCTCGGTGATGGGGGTAGCGCCCTGACGAAGGAGCCGGTTTGGTCCTCGGCACTCAGGGGCGAAGATCGAACCGGGAACGACGAGAACATCTCGGCCAGCCTCGAGCGCCCTGTCGGCGGTGATGAACGTTCCGCTCGGGCAGTTGGCCTCCAAAACGAGCAGCGCGCCAGCAAGCCCGGCGATGATGCGATTGCGGGCGCGGAACGTCCACTTGGCTGCGCGAGAGCCCCACTCCAACTCCGAGACCACGCACCCGTTCGAAGCGATCTGGCCGAGCAGTGCCGCGCTTCCACTTGGGTAGGCGACATCGGCGCCCGTGCCTAGTACGGCGACGGTGCGCCCACCGGATGCCAGTGCGGCGCGGTGAGCAGCCTGGTCGCATCCAATTGCCGCCCCTGAGACGATCGGGTAGCCCGCCGCTGCGGCCCACCCGGCGAACAGGCGCGCGGCCGCCAGGCCATAGGGGGTTGCTTTTCTGGCGCCAACGACGGCGAGTCCCGGCACCAAGGCTGCGGGGTCTCCGTAGCCTCGAAGCACTGCCGGTGGGTCGGCGATCTGCGCTAGCAGCGCCGGATAGCACGGGTCGTCAATGGCAATCTCAAACCGAGGCGCATCTCCCGGCCACGACGCATCACTCATCGCTCCCCCTTTGCTCTGAATCCGACGACCTCGGCGATGTGATCTGCCCTGACCGCCGCGCTTGCGTCGAGATCGGCCACCGTGCGTGCCACGCGCAGCAGTCGCGTGACCCCCCTACCCGAGAGGTGTTGGGTTCGCGCCACCGTCTCGAGTGCGCTTCTACATGAAGCGTCCATGCCGCAGGCCTGTAGAAGGGCGGCGCCTGAGAGCTGCGCTGTCTGCCCGAGCTGCCGAGACTCGGCACGCGCCCTGACAAGCTCGACACTCGCTCGCATGTCGGACGATCCGCTCCCAAAACTCGGCTTCAGCAGCAGCCCTGGATCAACTCGGCTCA encodes:
- the dprA gene encoding DNA-processing protein DprA, whose amino-acid sequence is MSDASWPGDAPRFEIAIDDPCYPALLAQIADPPAVLRGYGDPAALVPGLAVVGARKATPYGLAAARLFAGWAAAAGYPIVSGAAIGCDQAAHRAALASGGRTVAVLGTGADVAYPSGSAALLGQIASNGCVVSELEWGSRAAKWTFRARNRIIAGLAGALLVLEANCPSGTFITADRALEAGRDVLVVPGSIFAPECRGPNRLLRQGATPITEVAELADALMLALGPPSESRDISETLYGLATDDDVLSSLRTNPGRPDDVARALGLDIISAARRIGALEGLGLVRKYPDGRYGPC